A DNA window from Sporosarcina sp. ANT_H38 contains the following coding sequences:
- a CDS encoding sigma-70 family RNA polymerase sigma factor — protein sequence MSNIDQIIDEHSRYLVRIAYLYVKNWSTAEDIVQEVFVTYFQKSDQFRNEASLKTYLTKMTANRAKDYLRSWKHKKDVLFDTIFTSAKGAEEVVLEQEQLATLEKNLFQLPLKYREPLLLFYYDEQSIAEIASYLQLNENTVKTRLRRAKQQLKEFFEEEDEEVVSN from the coding sequence ATGAGTAATATCGATCAAATAATCGATGAGCATTCGCGTTATTTAGTGCGCATCGCTTATTTATATGTGAAGAATTGGTCGACTGCCGAGGATATTGTACAAGAAGTATTTGTTACGTATTTTCAAAAGAGTGACCAGTTTCGCAATGAGGCATCATTAAAGACATATTTAACGAAAATGACAGCCAATCGTGCAAAAGATTATTTGCGCTCGTGGAAGCATAAAAAAGATGTGCTGTTCGATACAATCTTTACTTCGGCAAAAGGCGCAGAAGAAGTAGTGTTGGAGCAAGAGCAGTTGGCCACACTTGAAAAAAATCTTTTCCAGCTTCCGTTAAAATACCGTGAACCTTTACTGTTATTTTATTATGACGAGCAATCTATAGCGGAAATAGCAAGCTATCTGCAGCTGAATGAAAATACCGTGAAAACACGGCTACGAAGGGCAAAACAGCAGCTAAAGGAATTTTTTGAGGAAGAGGACGAGGAGGTAGTGAGCAATTGA
- a CDS encoding polysaccharide deacetylase family protein, translating into MGKNSRNMLLLVCLIVFIMSIGAIWILLESQGRVFAQGKEGERFVTKREFEQVLTLEERQPIYMKGPALTQIGVLESNQPVAVTGEDEAYYELRLGNMTAFVRKGQATVEKKKLSTLVHTERLAAVHTLQKTAVYEDADLQSSVILEMEEGYRYPVVREEEDWYTITIGERPGYISKQSVTLDEGLPVLLYHQVLPRELMSTMESTISLESFEQQMGYLADHHFETLTAHQLYDYLEGRLVVPSKAVLITFDDGLLSTKEYAYPILKQYGFSALQHIISSRTGRAQGAQLFDAEGPLQFFTAADLEKLADVFQFEAHTYELHSLNKVSGVGIALDRSKEEILLDLQQNIEQVPAAVSLAYPYGHYNEDFIAAAKEAGVLIGFTTTEGYANRKTSNYEVCRYGITEKKSFEQFVAYVLGDMTWP; encoded by the coding sequence ATGGGCAAGAATTCTAGAAACATGCTGTTACTTGTGTGCTTGATTGTATTTATAATGAGTATTGGTGCGATATGGATTTTGCTTGAATCGCAAGGAAGAGTGTTTGCGCAGGGGAAGGAAGGGGAGCGGTTTGTAACGAAGAGGGAATTTGAGCAGGTGCTGACATTGGAGGAGCGTCAGCCGATTTATATGAAGGGGCCAGCCCTGACTCAGATTGGTGTGTTGGAGTCGAATCAGCCTGTCGCTGTCACAGGTGAGGATGAGGCGTATTATGAGCTTCGATTGGGAAATATGACAGCTTTTGTCCGTAAGGGGCAGGCAACGGTTGAAAAAAAGAAGCTTTCGACACTTGTGCATACGGAGCGTTTGGCTGCTGTTCATACGCTGCAAAAAACCGCGGTTTACGAGGATGCTGACTTGCAGAGCAGCGTTATACTGGAGATGGAAGAAGGCTATCGCTATCCGGTCGTACGGGAGGAAGAGGATTGGTATACCATTACAATAGGAGAGCGGCCGGGATATATTTCCAAACAGTCCGTTACTTTGGATGAGGGCCTTCCTGTGCTTCTGTACCATCAGGTTTTGCCGCGTGAGTTGATGAGTACAATGGAAAGCACGATTTCCTTGGAATCGTTTGAGCAACAGATGGGGTACTTGGCAGATCATCATTTCGAGACGCTGACGGCACATCAGCTTTATGATTATTTGGAAGGGCGCCTAGTTGTACCGAGCAAAGCAGTGCTCATTACATTCGACGACGGGTTATTATCGACGAAGGAATATGCATATCCCATTTTAAAGCAATACGGGTTTAGTGCGCTTCAGCACATTATTTCTTCACGTACGGGTCGGGCGCAGGGAGCGCAGCTGTTTGATGCGGAAGGCCCGCTGCAGTTTTTTACAGCTGCAGATTTAGAAAAGCTGGCGGATGTTTTTCAGTTCGAAGCACATACATATGAATTGCATTCACTTAATAAGGTTTCGGGTGTAGGTATTGCGTTAGATCGTTCAAAAGAAGAGATTCTTTTGGATTTACAGCAAAATATCGAGCAAGTGCCGGCAGCCGTTTCATTAGCCTATCCGTATGGGCATTATAATGAAGATTTCATCGCGGCGGCTAAAGAGGCCGGGGTGCTGATTGGCTTTACGACGACCGAAGGCTATGCAAATAGGAAGACTTCAAATTATGAAGTATGCCGATACGGAATAACAGAGAAAAAGTCGTTTGAGCAATTTGTTGCGTATGTGTTGGGGGACATGACGTGGCCGTAG